A genomic region of Bactrocera dorsalis isolate Fly_Bdor chromosome 3, ASM2337382v1, whole genome shotgun sequence contains the following coding sequences:
- the LOC109579949 gene encoding uncharacterized protein LOC109579949, whose protein sequence is MEKLNHKELRFHSNEHQVSYMYLINKMLLKIENTLLRSHRQRETTGIKELYNSFFVLF, encoded by the coding sequence ATGGAGAAGCTTAATCACAAAGAACTCCGATTCCATTCCAATGAGCACCAAGTGAGTTACATGTATCTGATAAACAAAATGCTGCTGAAAATCGAAAATACCCTACTTCGAAGCCATCGTCAACGTGAGACAACAGGAATAAAGGAGCTGTACAATTCCTTTTTCGtgttattttaa